In one window of Frigoriglobus tundricola DNA:
- a CDS encoding FG-GAP repeat domain-containing protein — protein MHCRAPSPALQAERLEDRLTPAGSVVPAGQFNYLQYSPTGELAELVWNGNALVFQDRVAGAWQDTTVTTAATFTRSQYGSAAQVEDAARAAQLVFTSDGTAHVLLLEKQWNGSLYATRIEHFERTSAGWQKVETIAPPMQSLWGPNTLVAAAGPNGSISFVFTETSVAATGVSNFGTGTLNYATNAGGAWSFAAIATTADLNQDVWESGARWAPRFISLAVDAANHAHVAYTPEFYIAGAFSTIDSTLMYATNSGGSWATQVVQAPINGGPADAGLGASIAVSPTGQVAIASYYVQRYATGSPEGSELLYHTLANGTWTSAVVANGPGGYVGADGPHYTGFAPQLFFDAQGRPNIVFSDEGAQHLTVSHANEFSGQIRVATLAGSAWSLRTVFPQTDPIHNQLYYPVAAEYGGQLTFAGLVATTTVDSNLDPVSASYAMTNVNLPYGLAAAPVVTTPPVVPPAVPPPPPAAPVAQAAVPTGWAVALDSGPYASQVFVFRPDGSLAFSVTPYGPSYTGGVRFALADLNGDGVPDLITVPAAGAEGVIRVFDGATGAPIASADPFPGYTGGFFVAAGDVYGPGHPDIVLGTDQIALPVVAVLDGHGLNVLAAFFAFPAGTPGGARVAVGDINGDGYADIVTAPGNGVPLISTFDGRALATGLGVQKLIPDYFLYPPQYLLGVNLTVGDINGDGYADIIGGTATGPAYVRVVSGQALVTGQGPTDLMDEFLWSGTNSGVRLAAVDAHGNGQVDLIAAPGGPASGYVELLDNSALRANNPLGIAWLDPLPGITAGLYVG, from the coding sequence ATGCACTGTCGCGCGCCCTCGCCCGCGCTCCAGGCCGAACGGCTCGAAGACCGCCTCACCCCCGCCGGTTCGGTCGTGCCCGCCGGGCAGTTCAACTACCTCCAGTACAGCCCCACGGGCGAACTCGCGGAACTGGTCTGGAACGGCAACGCGCTCGTGTTCCAGGACCGCGTCGCCGGCGCCTGGCAGGACACGACGGTCACCACGGCCGCCACGTTCACCCGGAGCCAGTACGGTTCCGCCGCGCAGGTGGAGGACGCGGCGCGGGCCGCGCAGCTCGTGTTCACCTCCGACGGCACCGCACACGTGCTGCTCCTGGAGAAACAGTGGAACGGGAGCCTGTACGCGACCCGCATCGAGCACTTCGAGCGGACCAGCGCCGGGTGGCAGAAGGTCGAAACGATCGCGCCGCCGATGCAGAGCCTGTGGGGACCGAACACGCTGGTGGCCGCCGCCGGCCCGAACGGCTCGATCAGCTTCGTGTTCACCGAAACGAGCGTGGCCGCAACGGGGGTCAGCAACTTCGGCACCGGGACGCTGAACTACGCCACGAACGCCGGCGGGGCGTGGTCGTTCGCCGCGATCGCGACCACCGCCGACCTGAACCAGGACGTGTGGGAATCGGGTGCGCGGTGGGCGCCCCGGTTCATCTCGCTGGCCGTGGACGCGGCGAACCACGCCCACGTCGCGTACACGCCGGAGTTCTACATCGCCGGGGCGTTCTCCACGATCGATAGCACGCTCATGTACGCCACCAACAGCGGCGGGTCGTGGGCGACCCAGGTGGTGCAGGCGCCGATCAACGGCGGCCCCGCGGACGCCGGGCTGGGCGCGAGCATCGCCGTGTCGCCCACCGGTCAGGTGGCGATCGCGAGCTATTACGTCCAGCGGTACGCGACGGGGTCGCCCGAAGGTTCGGAGCTGCTGTACCACACGCTCGCGAACGGCACCTGGACGAGTGCGGTGGTGGCGAACGGCCCGGGCGGCTACGTCGGGGCCGACGGCCCGCACTACACCGGGTTCGCCCCGCAGTTGTTCTTCGACGCCCAGGGGCGGCCGAACATCGTCTTCTCCGACGAAGGCGCCCAGCACTTGACGGTCAGCCACGCCAACGAGTTCTCCGGGCAGATCCGGGTGGCGACGCTCGCCGGCTCGGCCTGGTCCCTCCGAACCGTCTTCCCCCAGACGGACCCGATCCACAACCAGCTCTACTATCCCGTTGCGGCGGAGTACGGCGGGCAACTCACCTTCGCCGGGCTGGTGGCCACGACCACTGTTGACAGCAACCTCGACCCGGTCAGCGCCAGTTACGCGATGACCAATGTGAACCTGCCATACGGGCTGGCGGCCGCGCCGGTCGTCACGACCCCGCCGGTCGTCCCGCCCGCCGTGCCGCCACCGCCCCCCGCGGCGCCGGTGGCCCAGGCCGCCGTCCCGACCGGCTGGGCGGTGGCGCTGGATTCCGGGCCGTATGCGTCGCAGGTGTTCGTGTTCCGCCCGGACGGGAGCCTGGCCTTTTCCGTCACGCCGTACGGACCGAGCTACACCGGCGGCGTCCGGTTCGCGCTGGCCGATTTGAACGGCGACGGCGTCCCCGACCTCATCACCGTCCCCGCGGCCGGCGCCGAAGGGGTGATCCGCGTCTTCGACGGCGCGACGGGCGCGCCGATCGCCAGCGCCGATCCGTTCCCCGGCTACACCGGCGGGTTCTTCGTCGCGGCCGGCGACGTGTACGGCCCCGGGCACCCCGACATCGTTCTCGGCACGGACCAGATCGCCCTACCGGTCGTGGCCGTCCTCGACGGGCACGGCCTGAACGTTCTCGCTGCGTTCTTCGCGTTCCCGGCAGGAACCCCGGGCGGCGCGAGAGTGGCGGTCGGCGACATCAACGGCGACGGGTACGCCGACATCGTGACCGCGCCCGGGAACGGGGTGCCGCTGATCTCCACGTTCGACGGCCGCGCCCTCGCGACGGGCCTCGGGGTCCAGAAACTGATCCCCGACTACTTCCTGTACCCGCCGCAGTACCTCCTCGGCGTCAACCTCACAGTGGGCGACATCAACGGCGACGGGTACGCCGACATTATCGGGGGGACCGCCACCGGCCCGGCATACGTGCGGGTCGTCAGCGGGCAGGCCCTGGTGACCGGCCAGGGGCCGACCGACCTGATGGACGAGTTCCTGTGGTCGGGGACGAACTCCGGGGTCCGCCTCGCCGCGGTGGACGCTCACGGCAACGGGCAGGTGGATCTGATCGCCGCTCCGGGCGGCCCGGCCAGCGGCTACGTCGAGCTGTTGGACAACTCGGCGCTCCGGGCCAACAACCCGCTGGGCATCGCCTGGCTGGACCCGCTGCCCGGCATCACGGCCGGGCTGTACGTCGGTTGA
- a CDS encoding ABC transporter ATP-binding protein → MEHPAIRTDGLTRTYRKPRKRRWPWSKPRSAADEPQDFVALNGVSLEVRPGELFGLLGPNGAGKTTLIKILTTLLGPTSGTARVDGLDVVADAAAVRPRINMVSGGESSGYGILNVRENLWLFARIYGVPTAVAEARIDKMLGVVGLADKATSRISHLSTGQRQKMNFCRGFITDPKILFLDEPTLGLDVTSARAIRGFVKEWIKEKPDRTLLLTTHYMAEADELCDRLAIIDRGKVLACDTPANLKRQVQKYPLYELTLAPSANGWAEVGRLPGVHQSTVTSTPTTVELKLSLFEEPVIGAVVQSLVTAGGRILAMKKVEPTLEDVFIELVGHGLAEDDPGAKG, encoded by the coding sequence ATGGAACACCCGGCGATCCGCACCGACGGACTGACCCGCACATATCGCAAACCGCGCAAGCGGCGCTGGCCCTGGTCGAAGCCGCGATCCGCCGCGGACGAGCCCCAGGACTTCGTGGCCCTCAACGGGGTGTCGCTCGAGGTGCGGCCGGGCGAACTGTTCGGGCTGCTCGGGCCGAACGGGGCGGGCAAGACGACGCTCATCAAGATCCTCACGACGCTACTCGGCCCGACGAGCGGCACGGCCCGCGTGGACGGCCTCGACGTGGTCGCCGACGCCGCGGCGGTCCGCCCGCGCATTAACATGGTGTCCGGCGGCGAGTCCAGCGGGTACGGCATCCTGAACGTGCGCGAGAACCTGTGGCTGTTCGCCCGCATCTACGGCGTCCCGACCGCGGTCGCCGAGGCGCGCATCGACAAGATGCTCGGGGTGGTCGGCCTGGCGGACAAGGCCACGAGTCGCATCAGCCACCTGTCCACCGGGCAGCGGCAGAAGATGAACTTTTGTCGCGGCTTCATCACCGATCCCAAGATCCTGTTCCTCGACGAGCCGACGCTGGGCCTGGACGTGACCAGCGCGCGGGCCATCCGCGGCTTCGTGAAGGAGTGGATCAAGGAGAAGCCCGACCGCACGCTGCTGCTCACGACGCACTACATGGCGGAAGCGGACGAACTGTGCGACCGCCTGGCGATCATTGATCGGGGAAAGGTGCTGGCGTGCGACACGCCGGCGAACCTGAAGCGCCAGGTGCAGAAGTACCCGCTGTACGAGCTGACGCTCGCCCCGAGCGCGAACGGCTGGGCCGAGGTCGGCCGGCTGCCCGGCGTCCACCAGAGTACCGTGACCAGCACGCCGACCACGGTGGAGCTGAAGCTGTCGCTCTTCGAGGAACCGGTGATCGGGGCCGTGGTGCAATCGCTGGTGACCGCGGGCGGGCGCATCCTGGCCATGAAGAAGGTCGAGCCGACGCTGGAAGACGTGTTCATCGAACTGGTGGGCCACGGGTTGGCGGAAGACGACCCGGGAGCGAAGGGGTGA